One Streptomyces sp. R28 DNA window includes the following coding sequences:
- a CDS encoding alkaline phosphatase family protein, with amino-acid sequence MTTDPANRVVVLDIVGLTPNLLQHMPAVAALGERGFRARLDTVLPAVTCTVQSTLLTGEPPSTHGAVANGWYFRDLGEVMLWRQHNALVGGEKIWETARKTNPDYKVANICWWYAMGADVDWTVTPRPVYYSDGRKEPDCYTWPPSLHDELTDRLGPFPLFTYWGPNAGMPSTQWILAAARQVFDEHRPDLTLVYIPQMDYEPQRSGPDSAATLRAARQLDDALRPLIDHFLSEGATVVALSEYGITPVSRPVDINRALRRAGLLEVYTQDGMEYLDPWTSRAFAVADHQVAHVYVRDPADVDTVAELVAELDGVEQVLDADGKSAHGLDHERSGELVALADPDAWFTYYYWLDDERAPDFARQVEIHRKPGYDPAELLYDETVPAVKLRAVGQVARKKLGFRYRLKTVPLDPSGVRGSHGRLPADPDHGPVLLCSRPESERAKEAYAATEVKSLLLGLAGLHETPDATEGTQK; translated from the coding sequence ATGACGACCGACCCGGCGAACCGCGTTGTCGTCCTCGACATCGTCGGCCTCACCCCGAACCTTCTGCAGCACATGCCGGCCGTCGCCGCCCTCGGCGAACGCGGCTTCCGGGCCCGGCTCGACACCGTGCTGCCCGCCGTGACCTGCACCGTCCAGTCCACCCTCCTCACCGGCGAACCCCCGTCCACGCACGGTGCGGTGGCGAACGGCTGGTACTTCCGCGACCTCGGCGAAGTCATGCTGTGGCGCCAGCACAACGCGCTCGTCGGCGGCGAGAAGATCTGGGAGACGGCCCGGAAGACCAACCCCGACTACAAGGTCGCCAACATCTGCTGGTGGTACGCGATGGGTGCCGACGTCGACTGGACGGTCACCCCCCGCCCCGTCTACTACTCCGACGGCCGCAAGGAACCCGACTGCTACACCTGGCCGCCGTCCCTGCACGACGAACTCACCGACCGGCTCGGCCCGTTCCCCCTGTTCACCTACTGGGGCCCGAACGCGGGCATGCCCTCCACCCAGTGGATCCTGGCCGCCGCCCGCCAGGTCTTCGACGAGCACCGCCCCGACCTCACGCTCGTCTACATCCCGCAGATGGACTACGAGCCCCAGCGCTCCGGCCCCGACTCGGCCGCCACCCTCCGCGCCGCCCGCCAACTCGACGACGCCCTGCGCCCGTTGATCGACCACTTCCTGAGCGAGGGCGCCACCGTCGTCGCGCTCAGCGAGTACGGCATCACGCCCGTCTCCCGCCCCGTCGACATCAACCGCGCCCTGCGCCGGGCAGGGCTGCTGGAGGTGTACACGCAGGACGGCATGGAGTACCTGGACCCGTGGACCTCGCGCGCCTTCGCGGTCGCCGACCACCAGGTCGCCCACGTCTACGTCCGCGACCCGGCCGACGTCGACACCGTCGCCGAGCTCGTCGCCGAACTCGACGGTGTGGAGCAGGTGCTGGACGCCGACGGCAAGTCCGCCCACGGTCTGGACCACGAGCGCTCCGGCGAACTCGTCGCGCTCGCCGACCCCGACGCCTGGTTCACGTACTACTACTGGCTGGACGACGAGCGCGCCCCCGACTTCGCCCGCCAGGTCGAGATCCACCGCAAGCCCGGCTACGACCCCGCCGAGCTCCTCTACGACGAGACCGTCCCCGCGGTGAAGCTGCGCGCGGTCGGCCAGGTCGCCCGCAAGAAGCTCGGCTTCCGCTACCGCCTCAAGACCGTCCCCCTCGACCCGTCCGGCGTCCGCGGCAGCCACGGCCGCCTGCCCGCCGACCCCGACCACGGCCCCGTACTGCTGTGTTCGCGGCCGGAGTCGGAGCGGGCGAAGGAGGCGTACGCGGCCACCGAGGTCAAGTCCCTGCTGCTGGGCCTCGCAGGCCTGCACGAGACGCCCGATGCGACGGAAGGCACGCAGAAGTGA
- a CDS encoding acyl-CoA dehydrogenase family protein — translation MGAIDGVNAPAVPDRASLGRTYAALYDVLRAHAAEADRAGRLPEAVLAALRSSGILATAVPREFGGEGGGALLVNRIVEQVAGIDPSVAIILFQHFAVTARIVEWGSAQQRAHCLPRLADGRWLAASAWSETGASADKRNIATTAVRGQDGWVLDGAKSFTTGAGLAQVYLVLARTSEPGDADTVYGSDGQSFFLVEADAPGLVADTGMDLVGMRASATGFVELHHCLVPAGALLGPLGEAAAIIAGVRESGATLGAVAVGVADTVHRLAAAHVHKRGGDGLALRRVAELAGRVEAARAAVESAARRDSARPGLTTLHSKVIASTTAEEVCLLAQRLLGSAGFLRDHPVNRLFRDVRAVGLMGPTNDLCLQLLSLEDSPS, via the coding sequence ATGGGCGCCATCGACGGTGTGAACGCCCCTGCCGTTCCCGACCGGGCCTCGCTCGGCCGCACGTACGCGGCCCTGTACGACGTGCTGCGCGCGCACGCGGCCGAGGCCGATCGCGCCGGGCGGCTCCCGGAGGCCGTCCTGGCCGCCCTGCGTTCCTCCGGGATCCTCGCCACGGCCGTACCGCGTGAGTTCGGCGGCGAAGGCGGCGGCGCGCTCCTCGTGAACCGGATCGTCGAGCAGGTCGCCGGAATCGATCCGTCCGTCGCCATCATTCTCTTCCAGCACTTCGCCGTCACGGCCCGCATCGTGGAATGGGGCTCCGCGCAGCAGCGCGCGCACTGTCTGCCGCGGCTCGCCGACGGCCGGTGGCTGGCCGCCTCGGCATGGAGCGAGACGGGCGCGTCGGCGGACAAGCGGAACATCGCCACCACCGCGGTCCGCGGGCAGGACGGCTGGGTGCTCGACGGCGCCAAGAGCTTCACGACGGGGGCGGGCCTCGCGCAGGTGTATCTCGTGCTCGCCCGCACCTCCGAGCCGGGCGACGCGGACACCGTGTACGGAAGCGACGGCCAGAGCTTCTTCCTGGTGGAGGCGGACGCCCCGGGCCTGGTCGCCGACACCGGCATGGATCTGGTGGGCATGCGCGCCTCCGCGACCGGGTTCGTCGAACTGCACCACTGCCTCGTACCCGCCGGCGCCTTGCTCGGCCCGCTCGGCGAGGCCGCGGCCATCATCGCCGGAGTCCGTGAGTCGGGAGCGACCCTGGGAGCGGTCGCCGTCGGTGTCGCCGACACGGTCCACCGGCTGGCCGCGGCCCATGTGCACAAGCGCGGTGGCGACGGCCTCGCGCTGCGGCGGGTGGCCGAGTTGGCCGGCCGGGTGGAAGCCGCCCGCGCCGCGGTGGAGAGCGCGGCCCGCCGGGACAGCGCCCGCCCCGGGCTGACGACCCTGCACAGCAAGGTGATCGCGTCGACCACGGCGGAGGAGGTCTGCCTGCTGGCCCAGCGACTGCTGGGCAGCGCGGGCTTCCTGCGCGACCACCCGGTGAACCGGCTGTTCCGGGACGTGCGCGCGGTCGGCCTGATGGGCCCCACCAACGACCTCTGTCTGCAGCTTCTCTCCCTGGAGGACTCCCCGTCATGA
- a CDS encoding cytochrome P450 has protein sequence MTIHPPLPTVRPLLDPAPEYAKWQSEEPIRRVTIWGDNSPWLITGYEDARTVLADARFSADANHPGFPHTRPGAPPQAPGLFHQMDPPDHTRLRRMLIPDFTFRRIEQMEGAVQRICDDLLDAMTDGDATQADLVASYALPLPTLAICELLGVPYEDHGFFREKSNALTSVAGDPAEAMQARMALYGYLRALIDRRTHDPADDLISRLATERVATGEATLDEATGMVSLLLLAGHETTANMFPLAVIALLQNPARLQDLRADDSRWPGAVEELLRHLTVIHSGIRRIATEDVDVSGVRISAGEGVVVALQAANRDPSVYADPDALDVHRDAGGHLAFGHGLHQCLGQSLARTELRLGLSTLFRRLPSLRITAPLDSLALSASTVHGVRSLPVAW, from the coding sequence GTGACGATCCACCCGCCCCTGCCCACGGTCCGCCCCCTGCTCGACCCGGCCCCCGAGTACGCCAAGTGGCAGTCCGAGGAGCCGATCCGCCGGGTGACGATCTGGGGCGACAACAGCCCCTGGCTGATCACCGGTTACGAGGACGCCCGTACGGTGCTCGCCGACGCCCGCTTCAGCGCGGACGCCAACCACCCCGGCTTCCCCCACACCCGCCCCGGAGCACCGCCGCAAGCCCCGGGCCTCTTCCACCAGATGGACCCGCCGGACCACACCCGGCTGCGCCGCATGCTGATCCCCGACTTCACCTTCCGGCGCATCGAGCAGATGGAGGGCGCCGTCCAGCGGATCTGCGACGACCTGCTGGACGCGATGACGGACGGGGACGCGACACAGGCGGACCTGGTCGCGTCGTACGCGCTGCCCCTGCCCACCCTCGCCATCTGCGAACTGCTCGGCGTCCCCTACGAGGACCACGGCTTCTTCCGCGAGAAGTCCAACGCCCTCACCAGCGTCGCGGGTGACCCGGCCGAGGCGATGCAGGCGCGCATGGCGCTCTACGGCTATCTGCGCGCCCTGATCGATCGCCGCACGCACGACCCCGCCGACGACCTCATCTCCCGCCTGGCCACCGAGCGCGTCGCGACCGGCGAGGCCACGCTCGACGAGGCCACGGGCATGGTCTCCCTGCTCCTGCTGGCGGGCCACGAGACGACGGCGAACATGTTCCCGCTGGCCGTGATCGCCCTGCTGCAGAACCCGGCCCGACTACAGGACCTGCGGGCCGACGACTCCCGGTGGCCGGGGGCGGTGGAGGAACTCCTGCGCCATCTGACCGTCATCCACTCCGGGATACGGCGGATCGCCACGGAGGACGTCGACGTGTCCGGCGTCCGCATCAGCGCGGGGGAGGGCGTGGTGGTGGCGTTGCAGGCCGCCAACCGCGACCCGTCCGTGTACGCCGACCCCGACGCCCTCGACGTCCACCGCGACGCCGGCGGCCATCTCGCCTTCGGGCACGGACTGCACCAGTGCCTCGGCCAGTCGCTGGCGCGCACCGAACTCCGCCTGGGCCTGTCCACGCTGTTCCGCAGGCTCCCGTCCCTGCGCATCACGGCACCGCTCGATTCGCTGGCCCTGTCGGCCAGCACGGTCCACGGGGTGCGCTCGTTGCCGGTCGCCTGGTAA
- a CDS encoding cupin domain-containing protein: MTRHSEHGVIIRRKELSFDKEDGCLVTRPVGPHVGAEHVCVDIVRIPREATWRPGDYTTQEVTAIVFEGEGRAEVGGESAEVSLGSTAYAPTGHPMSWTATSEELTVYFWRAPLPEGAKRGSAPKLFNTVHDTTSSIHKFAGTGEIAPVNDERRAYMNFPHWPGNGCAHLCVNTGVAAPGHTFNIHGHPGAEDALFALVGRGQFFLGDQWYDMEPGDGVYARSGALHGTRNPDGPDDTARFISVGGPVPYDPNLYIAAGLSPEVV, encoded by the coding sequence ATGACCCGACACTCCGAGCACGGTGTGATCATCCGACGCAAGGAACTGAGCTTCGACAAGGAGGACGGCTGCCTGGTCACCCGCCCCGTGGGCCCACACGTCGGGGCGGAGCACGTCTGCGTCGACATCGTGCGCATCCCCCGGGAAGCCACCTGGCGGCCCGGCGACTACACCACCCAGGAGGTCACCGCCATCGTCTTCGAGGGCGAGGGCCGGGCCGAGGTGGGTGGCGAGAGCGCCGAGGTGAGCCTCGGATCCACCGCCTACGCCCCCACCGGCCACCCCATGTCCTGGACCGCCACGAGCGAGGAGCTGACCGTCTACTTCTGGCGCGCTCCGCTCCCCGAGGGCGCCAAGCGGGGCTCGGCCCCCAAGCTCTTCAACACGGTGCACGACACGACGTCGTCCATCCACAAGTTCGCGGGCACGGGTGAGATCGCCCCCGTCAACGACGAACGCCGCGCGTACATGAACTTCCCGCACTGGCCCGGCAACGGCTGTGCCCATCTGTGCGTGAACACCGGCGTGGCCGCGCCGGGGCACACGTTCAACATCCATGGCCACCCCGGCGCGGAGGACGCCCTGTTCGCGCTGGTCGGCCGGGGCCAGTTCTTCCTCGGCGACCAGTGGTACGACATGGAGCCCGGTGACGGCGTGTACGCCCGTTCCGGCGCCCTGCACGGCACCCGCAACCCCGACGGTCCCGACGACACCGCGCGGTTCATCTCCGTCGGCGGCCCGGTGCCGTACGACCCGAACCTCTACATCGCCGCGGGGCTGTCCCCCGAAGTCGTCTGA
- a CDS encoding PrpF domain-containing protein, translating into MIGQLAQAPGAPCPTLVLDADGLPLTEQLIRPLLARARRHLVDAGHEDVLKIALISRSAHPLFDLDYLFVQCLPESPDAFDFRGSCGHSILCSVLVAGARRLVAQPAPGDRVRLRVLNNGDHAVCEVDEARRGSCDFTLHFVQQPGTTLDRTLMTGRPLDRVTTARSAYDVSLVSLGNPYVFVDARDLGLHTQAALFGAGDDVFEEIQEIRRAASAVLGTDPSSVFPKIALVGSYDRARLSARAISVPSWHPTLALTGITCLATATTVRGTVPARLLGGAAEEITRVGIETAGGSTVAEVRSDHRQPGKPLLQWVSVSGKRAGLLSGPLAIGSATNLVAPFAPSPDPALDKEASPWAPSTV; encoded by the coding sequence GTGATCGGCCAGCTGGCCCAGGCACCGGGTGCTCCGTGCCCCACCCTGGTGCTCGACGCCGACGGACTCCCCCTGACCGAGCAGCTGATCCGTCCGCTGCTGGCCCGGGCGCGCCGTCACCTGGTGGATGCGGGGCACGAGGACGTCTTGAAGATCGCCCTGATCTCAAGATCGGCCCACCCGCTGTTCGACCTGGACTACCTGTTCGTGCAGTGCCTGCCCGAGTCGCCCGACGCCTTCGACTTCCGCGGCAGCTGCGGGCACTCGATCCTGTGCTCGGTGCTGGTGGCCGGCGCCCGGCGGCTCGTGGCACAGCCGGCGCCGGGAGACCGCGTACGGCTGAGGGTGCTCAACAACGGGGACCACGCCGTCTGCGAGGTGGACGAAGCACGCCGCGGCAGCTGCGACTTCACGCTGCACTTCGTGCAGCAGCCGGGTACGACACTGGACCGCACGCTGATGACGGGCCGTCCGCTCGACCGGGTGACCACCGCCCGTTCGGCATACGACGTCTCCCTGGTCTCCCTCGGAAACCCGTACGTCTTCGTCGACGCGCGGGACCTGGGACTGCACACGCAGGCCGCGCTGTTCGGGGCCGGCGACGATGTCTTCGAGGAGATCCAGGAGATCCGGCGCGCCGCCTCCGCCGTGTTGGGCACGGACCCGTCCAGTGTCTTTCCCAAGATCGCGCTCGTCGGCTCGTACGACCGTGCCCGGCTGTCCGCCCGCGCGATCTCGGTTCCCTCGTGGCATCCCACCCTCGCGCTGACCGGGATCACCTGTCTGGCCACCGCGACGACCGTGCGGGGCACCGTGCCGGCCCGGCTCCTGGGCGGAGCCGCCGAGGAAATAACACGCGTCGGGATCGAGACCGCCGGTGGTTCCACGGTGGCGGAGGTCAGGTCCGACCACCGGCAGCCCGGAAAGCCGCTCCTGCAGTGGGTGAGCGTCAGCGGCAAGCGGGCGGGGCTGCTGTCCGGGCCCCTTGCCATCGGGTCCGCCACAAACCTCGTCGCCCCGTTCGCCCCTTCCCCCGACCCTGCTCTCGACAAGGAGGCCTCACCATGGGCGCCATCGACGGTGTGA
- a CDS encoding O-acetyl-ADP-ribose deacetylase yields the protein MTTIRLVQGDITRETADAIVNAANSSLLGGGGVDGAIHRRGGPAILDDCRRLRASQYGKGLSTGRAVATTAGELDARWVIHTVGPRYSREEDRSELLASCYRESLRVADELGARTVAFPAVSAGIYGWPMEDAARIAVATVRATRTSVEEVRFVLFDEQAYEAFARQVR from the coding sequence ATGACCACCATCAGGCTCGTTCAGGGCGACATCACGCGGGAGACCGCCGACGCGATCGTCAACGCCGCGAACTCCTCCCTCCTGGGCGGGGGAGGAGTCGACGGCGCGATCCACCGCCGCGGCGGCCCCGCGATCCTCGACGACTGCCGCAGGCTGCGCGCCTCCCAGTACGGCAAGGGCCTGTCCACGGGGCGGGCGGTCGCCACGACGGCGGGGGAGTTGGATGCGCGGTGGGTGATTCACACGGTGGGCCCGCGGTACAGCCGGGAGGAGGACCGGTCGGAGCTGCTGGCCTCCTGCTACCGGGAATCGTTGCGGGTGGCGGACGAGCTGGGTGCCCGTACCGTCGCCTTCCCGGCGGTCTCCGCGGGCATCTACGGCTGGCCGATGGAGGACGCCGCCCGGATCGCGGTGGCGACGGTGCGGGCGACGCGGACCTCGGTCGAGGAGGTCAGGTTCGTCCTCTTCGACGAGCAGGCGTACGAGGCGTTCGCCCGGCAGGTCCGGTGA
- the asnB gene encoding asparagine synthase (glutamine-hydrolyzing) — translation MCRIFGHFDAQVSRHEFRTVAALQRHGGPDAQTCAVGEGWALGANRLAITDPSGGTQPYRLGEHITVVFNGELYNHAELRKRLEALGHHFDDSCDGSVLPALYAEYGPDFTRHLDGMYAIAVVDLRAEPTLLLATDEVGMKPLYHHWDERTGELCFSSELPALLAFPQVRAHRWEPGLDDYLSTKTPFGDRTMFEGVRVLPPATTLTVTRSRGLRLTRRAPRPAADAPVTPAAAAHRVRELLDTEVRRLVRADVPVSVITSGGLDSSLVTALAARSAPGLHSFNIAYRGEWPHDERHFAREVARRSGTEHHQVELDPADFPALLGDVVWHLGQPNADPITLSTYALFTAVRDAGFRVALTGDAADELFGGYDRIRTALDVPAGGDWVTGYVEALAAVPRVLRERLYSPAYLEFVRSRRSAAARVAEALGSAGENRLAALTDFETGTRLPAYHLRRVDHLSMAASVEARLPFCQPSVVRYATGLPAGFKVGDGRVKRVLYGAAEGLLPASVLARPKQPFTLPVGAMLVPGSALHAFARDLLAPVRLRRHGMLDPAAVDGLFAEQAARPSDRSALALWSLLVHELWLEQFAPAGGSGTAEGAATAAVGGRLAA, via the coding sequence ATGTGCAGAATCTTCGGTCACTTCGACGCGCAGGTGTCCCGGCACGAGTTCCGGACGGTGGCGGCGCTCCAACGGCACGGCGGCCCGGACGCCCAGACCTGTGCCGTGGGAGAGGGCTGGGCGCTGGGCGCCAACCGGCTGGCGATCACCGACCCTTCCGGAGGCACCCAGCCGTACCGGCTCGGTGAGCACATCACCGTCGTCTTCAACGGTGAGCTCTACAACCACGCCGAGTTGCGCAAGCGGCTCGAGGCGCTCGGCCACCACTTCGACGACAGCTGCGACGGATCGGTGCTTCCCGCGCTCTACGCCGAGTACGGACCGGACTTCACCCGGCACCTCGACGGCATGTACGCGATCGCGGTCGTGGACCTGCGCGCGGAGCCCACCCTGCTGCTGGCCACCGACGAGGTGGGCATGAAGCCGCTGTACCACCACTGGGACGAGCGGACCGGCGAGCTGTGCTTCTCCTCCGAACTGCCCGCGCTGCTGGCCTTTCCGCAGGTCCGTGCGCACCGGTGGGAACCGGGGCTCGACGACTACCTGTCCACCAAGACGCCCTTCGGCGACCGCACCATGTTCGAGGGCGTCCGCGTCCTGCCGCCGGCCACGACGCTCACCGTCACGCGGTCGCGGGGGCTGCGTCTGACGCGCCGTGCGCCGCGCCCGGCCGCCGACGCCCCGGTCACACCCGCGGCGGCCGCGCACCGGGTACGGGAGCTGCTGGACACGGAGGTTCGGCGGCTGGTCCGCGCGGACGTGCCCGTCTCCGTCATCACCAGTGGCGGCCTGGACTCCAGCCTGGTGACGGCGCTCGCCGCCCGTTCCGCTCCGGGACTGCACAGCTTCAACATCGCCTACCGGGGCGAATGGCCGCACGACGAACGGCACTTCGCCCGGGAGGTGGCCCGGCGCAGTGGTACCGAGCACCACCAGGTGGAGCTGGACCCGGCGGACTTCCCGGCCCTGCTCGGCGATGTCGTCTGGCACCTCGGGCAGCCCAACGCCGACCCGATCACGCTCTCGACGTACGCCCTGTTCACCGCCGTACGGGACGCCGGCTTCCGGGTCGCGCTCACCGGCGACGCCGCGGACGAGCTCTTCGGGGGCTACGACCGGATCCGTACGGCCCTCGACGTGCCGGCCGGGGGCGACTGGGTGACGGGATACGTCGAGGCTCTGGCCGCCGTACCGCGGGTGCTGCGGGAGCGTCTGTACTCGCCCGCCTACCTGGAGTTCGTCCGCTCACGGCGGTCCGCGGCCGCCCGTGTCGCCGAGGCCCTCGGCTCGGCCGGCGAGAACCGGCTGGCGGCTCTCACGGACTTCGAGACCGGGACGCGGCTGCCCGCGTACCACCTGCGCAGGGTGGACCATCTGAGCATGGCGGCGTCGGTCGAGGCGCGGCTGCCGTTCTGCCAGCCCTCGGTCGTGAGGTACGCGACCGGGCTGCCGGCCGGTTTCAAGGTCGGCGACGGCCGGGTCAAGCGGGTGCTGTACGGGGCGGCCGAAGGGCTGTTGCCCGCTTCGGTGCTGGCCCGGCCGAAGCAGCCGTTCACCCTGCCCGTCGGCGCGATGCTGGTCCCCGGCAGCGCCCTGCACGCCTTCGCCCGGGACCTGCTGGCCCCGGTGCGGCTGCGCCGCCACGGCATGCTGGACCCGGCCGCCGTGGACGGGCTCTTCGCCGAGCAGGCGGCCCGTCCTTCCGACCGGTCGGCGCTGGCCCTGTGGTCGCTGCTCGTGCACGAGCTGTGGCTGGAGCAGTTCGCTCCCGCGGGCGGCTCCGGTACGGCGGAAGGCGCGGCGACGGCCGCCGTCGGCGGGCGGCTGGCGGCGTGA
- a CDS encoding dihydroorotase family protein, producing MTDNHEPGRMDLVLHGGRLVTPQGVRTGTVTVRDGRIADVLPASAPLPRATRVVDAAGRHVLPGLIDSHVHFRTPGLTHKEDWEHGSRAAAAGGVTTVIDMPNTLPPLHDMAGATRKAALIEGRSLVDFRFHMGVRAETVDALADLDPRVATSVKVFMAGHHTAPDVIHDHGVLSKIFSVAADHGIRVVLHGEDGGVFSLLDTYLPPPESYAAYEPARPRSGGIVAAARIAELVRRYGTAAHILHVSSAEECDLLAAARHSGLPLTFEATPHHLSFTRSDTRRLGARIRLSPAIREPHDQDRLWDALLHQDLATLGSDHAPHTPEEKALPPADAPPGLPGTQELLPAVFTGMRRRWPQRSADDLLPLIARLCAQRPAELFGMQTRKGRIEAGYDADLVVFDSEATWFMTADQVQSKCGWSAYEGWTFSGRPDLTIRRGETIWDRVAGVFGEPSGTWLA from the coding sequence ATGACGGACAACCACGAACCCGGCAGGATGGACCTGGTGCTCCACGGGGGACGGCTCGTCACCCCGCAGGGCGTGCGTACGGGCACGGTGACCGTCCGGGACGGACGGATCGCCGACGTCCTCCCCGCGTCCGCCCCCCTGCCGCGCGCCACGCGCGTGGTCGACGCCGCCGGCCGTCATGTCCTGCCGGGCCTGATCGACTCCCATGTGCACTTCCGCACACCGGGCCTCACGCACAAGGAGGACTGGGAGCACGGGAGCCGGGCGGCCGCCGCGGGCGGCGTGACCACGGTGATCGACATGCCCAACACCCTGCCGCCGCTGCACGACATGGCGGGCGCCACCCGCAAGGCAGCGCTCATCGAGGGCCGGTCGCTGGTCGACTTCCGCTTCCACATGGGCGTCCGCGCCGAGACCGTGGACGCGCTGGCCGACCTGGATCCCCGAGTGGCCACCTCCGTCAAGGTGTTCATGGCCGGCCACCACACGGCGCCGGACGTGATCCACGACCACGGCGTCCTGAGCAAGATCTTCTCGGTGGCCGCCGACCACGGCATCCGCGTCGTGCTGCACGGCGAGGACGGCGGTGTCTTCTCCCTCCTCGACACCTATCTGCCGCCGCCGGAGTCCTACGCGGCGTACGAGCCCGCCCGCCCGCGCAGCGGCGGAATCGTCGCGGCGGCCCGCATAGCCGAACTGGTCCGCCGCTACGGCACCGCCGCGCACATCCTGCACGTGTCGTCGGCCGAGGAGTGCGACCTGCTGGCGGCCGCGCGCCACTCCGGTCTGCCCCTCACCTTCGAGGCCACCCCGCACCATCTGTCGTTCACCCGGTCGGACACCCGGCGCCTGGGCGCCCGCATCCGGCTGAGCCCCGCCATCCGCGAGCCGCACGACCAGGACCGCCTCTGGGACGCGCTGCTCCACCAGGACCTGGCGACGCTGGGCAGCGACCACGCACCCCACACGCCCGAAGAGAAGGCGCTTCCCCCCGCGGACGCCCCGCCCGGCCTGCCGGGGACCCAGGAGCTGCTGCCGGCGGTCTTCACGGGCATGCGCCGCCGCTGGCCGCAGCGTTCGGCCGACGATCTCCTTCCCCTGATCGCGCGGCTCTGCGCGCAGCGCCCCGCGGAGCTGTTCGGCATGCAGACGCGCAAGGGCCGCATCGAGGCCGGATACGACGCGGACCTCGTGGTCTTCGACAGCGAGGCCACCTGGTTCATGACGGCCGATCAGGTCCAGTCCAAGTGCGGCTGGTCGGCCTACGAGGGGTGGACCTTCTCCGGCCGCCCGGACCTCACGATCAGGCGGGGCGAGACCATCTGGGACCGGGTGGCAGGGGTGTTCGGTGAGCCGTCGGGCACGTGGCTGGCCTGA
- a CDS encoding cupin domain-containing protein, whose translation MSADRPKGAIVRADELPFRSEAGCQVATAVGPGLGARIVRLDVVRVPPGVRWDPPDAAGEENVVVVFDGSGTASSGPSRADVTRASAVYSPTGDAYSLTAHTDATLTAYVWRSRLLDGRRHGANPRRFSSLWNEETQLRGFGGTGHAAASDRTAAMNFLFWPGTGTPQLCLHCGVMSPGEYFNVHIHPESEEAFIVIEGRGQLYLDDRWHDAGPGDILYAAPGVPHGTRHNGEDPAGPRFATCGGPTPFDPMLYERARVSPEVR comes from the coding sequence GTGAGCGCCGACCGGCCGAAGGGGGCCATAGTCCGGGCGGATGAACTGCCGTTCCGCTCCGAGGCCGGATGCCAGGTGGCCACCGCCGTCGGTCCCGGTCTCGGGGCGCGGATCGTCCGCCTCGACGTGGTGCGCGTTCCCCCCGGCGTCCGCTGGGATCCGCCGGACGCCGCGGGCGAGGAGAACGTCGTGGTCGTCTTCGACGGGTCGGGCACCGCCTCGTCCGGTCCGTCCCGGGCGGACGTGACCCGGGCGAGTGCGGTCTACTCCCCCACGGGGGACGCCTACTCGCTCACCGCGCACACCGACGCCACCCTCACGGCGTACGTCTGGCGCAGCCGGCTTCTCGACGGACGGCGGCACGGGGCAAACCCCCGCCGCTTCAGCTCCCTGTGGAACGAGGAGACTCAGCTGCGCGGTTTCGGCGGGACCGGCCATGCGGCGGCCTCCGACCGCACCGCCGCCATGAACTTCCTCTTCTGGCCGGGCACCGGCACGCCCCAACTGTGCCTGCACTGCGGGGTCATGAGCCCGGGTGAGTACTTCAACGTGCACATCCACCCGGAGAGCGAGGAGGCGTTCATCGTCATCGAGGGCCGGGGTCAGCTCTACCTCGACGACCGCTGGCACGACGCGGGCCCCGGCGACATCCTCTACGCCGCTCCGGGCGTCCCGCACGGTACCCGGCACAACGGCGAGGACCCCGCGGGCCCCCGGTTCGCCACCTGCGGCGGACCGACCCCTTTCGATCCGATGCTCTACGAGCGGGCCCGTGTGTCCCCGGAGGTGAGGTGA
- a CDS encoding 4-oxalocrotonate tautomerase family protein, which produces MPVVTVDWWSGSKHEQRRELVEELTASVSRIAGCPTEAVTVIVRDVERSHWGKGGRLASDGDAE; this is translated from the coding sequence ATGCCCGTCGTCACCGTCGACTGGTGGAGTGGAAGCAAGCACGAACAACGCCGGGAGCTCGTCGAGGAGCTCACCGCGTCGGTGTCCCGGATCGCCGGCTGCCCGACCGAGGCGGTCACCGTGATCGTCCGCGATGTCGAGCGCAGCCATTGGGGCAAGGGCGGCCGTCTCGCGTCCGACGGGGACGCCGAGTGA